In one Neobacillus sp. CF12 genomic region, the following are encoded:
- a CDS encoding IreB family regulatory phosphoprotein translates to MSSFDKTMRFNFPEEPFEHDVNDVLLQVYEALQEKGYNPINQIVGYLLSGDPAYIPRHRDARNIIRKLERDEIIEELVKSYLIQRREG, encoded by the coding sequence ATGAGCTCATTTGATAAAACGATGAGATTTAATTTTCCTGAAGAGCCGTTTGAACATGACGTAAATGATGTACTTCTTCAAGTTTATGAAGCTTTACAGGAAAAAGGATATAATCCAATTAATCAAATCGTCGGGTATTTACTTTCTGGAGATCCTGCTTATATTCCCCGGCACCGGGATGCTAGGAATATCATTCGGAAACTCGAACGTGACGAAATTATTGAAGAATTGGTGAAATCCTATTTAATACAACGACGTGAGGGTTAA
- a CDS encoding AI-2E family transporter: MGIQVKWFYRIGFLLLLLIALYVFLKIRFVWLPILRVAIVIILPFFIGGFITYLLHPIVEKLHEKGLHRGLAIFLIYFLFFGGLGLALYKGIPVFIAQVKDLAESAPILAEQYRNWIKDLQSHTREWPDGLQEQLNEGIIGFEKSLDSLLKIIVDSLLNIFNFAFAIMIIPFIAFYMLKDFALIKRAVWYLTPKKWRRKGTRFLKDIDESLGSYIRGQLLVCLIIGSLSAILFWIFHLKYSLLLGMIIGVTNVIPYFGPIIGAVPAVIIAATSSVKLVIVTLIIVFGLQFLEGNILSPYIVGKSLHMHPLMIMIALTSGGEIGGILGMIVAVPVLVVLKVSVIHAKNHFMREKVKEPAPSD; this comes from the coding sequence GTGGGTATTCAGGTTAAATGGTTTTATCGAATCGGTTTTTTGCTTCTTTTACTAATTGCACTTTACGTGTTTTTGAAAATTCGATTCGTATGGTTGCCGATTTTAAGAGTGGCTATCGTGATTATCCTTCCTTTTTTTATAGGTGGATTTATTACATATTTGCTTCACCCAATAGTTGAAAAGTTGCATGAAAAAGGTTTACACCGTGGACTTGCAATATTTCTGATTTATTTTCTTTTCTTTGGTGGTCTTGGCTTAGCGCTATACAAAGGAATTCCTGTCTTTATTGCACAAGTAAAGGATCTGGCAGAAAGCGCACCAATTCTTGCCGAGCAGTACCGAAATTGGATAAAGGATCTTCAATCGCATACACGAGAATGGCCGGATGGTCTTCAAGAGCAATTGAACGAAGGGATAATTGGATTTGAAAAAAGTTTAGATTCCCTGTTGAAGATCATCGTTGATTCTTTACTTAACATCTTTAACTTTGCTTTTGCGATTATGATTATTCCTTTTATTGCTTTTTATATGTTAAAGGATTTCGCGCTCATAAAAAGAGCTGTCTGGTATTTAACACCGAAGAAATGGCGAAGAAAAGGAACGCGGTTTCTTAAGGATATAGATGAATCGCTAGGCAGTTATATTAGAGGGCAGCTACTCGTCTGTCTCATTATTGGCAGTCTATCAGCCATTTTATTTTGGATATTTCATTTGAAATATTCATTACTGTTAGGAATGATTATTGGAGTCACAAATGTAATCCCATATTTCGGTCCGATTATTGGGGCTGTTCCGGCTGTTATTATTGCCGCAACAAGTTCGGTTAAATTAGTAATTGTAACCCTCATAATTGTTTTTGGTTTGCAATTTTTAGAAGGTAATATTTTGTCCCCTTATATCGTGGGGAAGAGTCTGCATATGCATCCGCTAATGATCATGATTGCTTTAACGTCTGGCGGTGAAATAGGCGGAATCCTTGGAATGATTGTAGCTGTCCCTGTGCTAGTTGTACTTAAAGTAAGTGTTATTCATGCTAAAAATCATTTTATGCGTGAAAAAGTAAAGGAACCCGCACCATCAGATTGA
- a CDS encoding peptidase U32 family protein, translating to MKRTELLVTPLSVNDILPLAEAGADAFVVGEQRYGLRLAGEFNREQVKQAIELAHSKGKKVYVAMNAIFHNEKMDELSDYIKFAAEANADAIIFGDPAVLMTAREAAPDIKLHWSTETLGTNWFSCNYWGQKGAKRAVLAREINMDSIVEIKENAEVEIEVQVHGMSCMFQSKRSLLGNYYEYQGKVMEIENRKMENNMFLHDKERENKYPIFEDENGTHIMSPNDICIIDELQEMLEAGVDSFKIDGILKSSDYLLTVTKAYREAIDLFFEDPDLYEDKKDELLAAIEEVQPANRKLDTGFFFKETVY from the coding sequence ATGAAAAGAACGGAATTATTGGTTACTCCATTGTCCGTTAACGATATATTGCCGCTGGCAGAAGCTGGTGCAGATGCATTCGTTGTCGGTGAACAAAGATATGGACTGCGTTTGGCAGGTGAATTTAACCGAGAACAGGTAAAGCAAGCAATAGAATTAGCACATTCCAAAGGGAAAAAAGTCTATGTTGCGATGAATGCTATTTTCCATAATGAAAAAATGGATGAATTAAGTGATTATATTAAATTTGCAGCTGAAGCAAATGCGGATGCCATTATTTTTGGTGACCCTGCTGTTTTAATGACTGCACGTGAAGCAGCACCGGATATAAAACTACATTGGAGCACGGAAACCCTTGGTACCAATTGGTTCTCATGTAACTATTGGGGGCAAAAGGGTGCAAAAAGAGCTGTGCTCGCTCGTGAAATAAACATGGATTCAATCGTTGAAATCAAAGAAAATGCTGAGGTAGAAATTGAAGTACAAGTGCACGGAATGAGCTGTATGTTCCAATCAAAACGTTCTCTTTTAGGTAACTATTATGAATACCAAGGGAAAGTAATGGAAATCGAAAATCGCAAAATGGAAAATAATATGTTCCTGCATGATAAAGAGCGGGAAAATAAATATCCGATTTTTGAAGATGAGAACGGAACTCATATTATGAGCCCAAACGATATTTGTATCATTGATGAGCTGCAAGAAATGCTTGAAGCTGGCGTAGATTCTTTTAAAATCGATGGGATCTTAAAGTCTTCTGACTATCTATTAACCGTAACAAAGGCCTATCGTGAAGCCATTGATTTATTTTTTGAGGACCCGGATTTATATGAGGACAAAAAAGATGAACTTTTAGCAGCGATTGAGGAAGTTCAACCAGCAAACCGCAAATTAGATACAGGATTCTTTTTCAAGGAAACAGTCTACTAA
- the ruvX gene encoding Holliday junction resolvase RuvX has product MRIMGLDVGSKTVGIAISDELGWTAQGLKTLKIDEERNKFGFDEIGQLIKEYGITDVVIGLPKNMNGSIGPRGEASQRYAEQLEKLFSVSTILWDERLTTMAAERVLLEADVSRKKRKKVIDKMAAMMILQGYLDSKN; this is encoded by the coding sequence ATGCGAATTATGGGATTAGATGTAGGCTCTAAAACAGTTGGTATTGCCATAAGCGATGAACTTGGCTGGACTGCACAGGGCCTCAAAACCCTCAAAATCGACGAGGAAAGAAATAAGTTTGGATTTGATGAAATTGGTCAATTAATAAAAGAGTATGGTATAACTGATGTTGTCATTGGGTTGCCTAAGAATATGAATGGTTCCATTGGACCGCGCGGTGAAGCCAGTCAGCGATACGCAGAGCAACTTGAAAAACTTTTTTCCGTTTCAACCATTTTATGGGACGAGCGCTTAACTACAATGGCGGCAGAGCGAGTTTTGCTTGAAGCGGATGTCAGCCGTAAGAAGCGGAAAAAGGTTATTGATAAAATGGCAGCAATGATGATTTTACAAGGCTATCTTGATAGCAAAAATTAA
- the udk gene encoding uridine kinase, with translation MMRKPVVIGVAGGSGSGKTSVTKAIYESFKGHSITMLQQDYYYKDQSDLPFEERLKTNYDHPLAFDNDLLIQHIETLLRYEPIEKPVYDYSLHTRSKEIIDVEPKDVIILEGILVLEDERLRNLMDIKLFVDTDADIRIIRRLSRDIKERGRTLDSVIDQYTNVVRPMHNQFIEPTKRYADVIIPEGGQNHVAIDLMVTKIQTILEQKSFL, from the coding sequence TTGATGCGCAAACCGGTTGTTATTGGTGTTGCCGGAGGCTCCGGCTCAGGAAAAACAAGTGTTACCAAAGCAATTTATGAAAGCTTTAAAGGTCACTCTATAACCATGCTTCAACAGGATTACTATTACAAAGACCAAAGTGATTTGCCTTTTGAGGAACGTTTAAAGACGAATTATGACCACCCACTGGCTTTTGACAATGATTTGCTCATACAACATATCGAAACCTTGTTGCGATACGAACCAATTGAGAAACCAGTTTATGATTATTCACTTCATACCCGCTCAAAAGAAATCATTGATGTTGAACCGAAAGATGTTATTATTTTAGAAGGTATACTTGTTCTAGAAGATGAGCGGTTACGAAATTTGATGGACATAAAGCTATTTGTTGATACTGACGCCGACATTCGAATTATCAGAAGGTTATCTCGTGACATTAAAGAACGTGGTCGTACCCTGGATTCAGTAATCGATCAATATACAAATGTAGTTCGTCCGATGCATAACCAATTTATTGAACCAACGAAGAGATATGCAGATGTGATTATCCCTGAAGGCGGTCAAAATCATGTGGCAATTGATTTAATGGTCACAAAAATTCAAACAATTCTTGAACAAAAGTCATTTTTATGA
- a CDS encoding O-methyltransferase — translation MLNDKLHSYIEELIPGRTQLIIEMEDYAKENKVPIMELVGIEALLQLLRIQDSKKILEVGTAIGYSALRMAEALPSAFIVTIERDLERIQVAEEYINRSNHGNQILLIKGDALEVEELVSVQAPYDAIFVDAAKGQYKKFFEIYSKYLKDDGIIITDNVLFKGLVTESEIESKRIRNLVKKIDGFNQWLMNHPDYHTVILPVGDGIAISKKKR, via the coding sequence TTGTTAAATGATAAACTGCATTCTTATATTGAGGAACTGATTCCAGGACGAACTCAATTAATTATCGAAATGGAAGACTATGCTAAAGAAAATAAAGTACCGATCATGGAACTTGTGGGAATTGAAGCCTTACTTCAACTCTTAAGGATCCAAGACTCCAAAAAAATTCTAGAGGTTGGCACTGCCATTGGATATTCCGCATTACGAATGGCTGAAGCACTTCCCAGCGCATTTATTGTAACGATAGAAAGAGATTTAGAAAGAATTCAGGTTGCGGAAGAGTATATAAATCGTTCGAATCATGGCAATCAGATTCTATTGATAAAAGGCGATGCACTTGAAGTAGAGGAACTTGTAAGTGTACAAGCACCCTACGATGCCATTTTTGTTGACGCTGCAAAAGGTCAATATAAAAAGTTTTTTGAAATCTATTCGAAGTATTTAAAGGATGATGGAATCATCATTACGGATAATGTTTTATTTAAAGGACTTGTTACAGAATCAGAGATTGAATCGAAAAGGATTCGTAATCTTGTCAAGAAAATAGATGGCTTTAACCAATGGCTGATGAATCATCCAGATTATCATACAGTCATTCTCCCTGTTGGTGACGGAATCGCAATTAGTAAAAAGAAGAGGTGA
- the alaS gene encoding alanine--tRNA ligase: MKYLTGSEIRKMYLDFFQEKGHAVEPSASLVPHEDPSLLWINSGVATLKKYFDGRVIPDNPRITNAQKSIRTNDIENVGKTARHHTFFEMLGNFSIGEYFKEEAIEWAWEFLTDKKWIGWDPELLSVTIHPEDHEAFDLWNKKIGIPEERIIRLEGNFWDIGEGPSGPNTEIFYDRGPEYGNDPTDPELYPGGENERYLEVWNLVFSQFNHNPDNTYTPLPKKNIDTGMGLERMASVVQNVPTNFDTDLFIPIIRATEEISGVKYGADKEKDTAFKVIADHIRTVAFAVGDGALPSNEGRGYVLRRLLRRAVRYAKQINIHRPFMYELVPVVGEIMHDFYPEVKDKTDFIQKVIKNEEERFHETLHEGLSILGNVIKKEKEKGSDTISGSDVFRLYDTYGFPVELTEEYAEEEGMKVDHAGFETEMELQRERARAARQDVDSMQVQGGVLGDIKVESEFIGYDQLQTSSTVVAIIKNGELIEEAFSGDEVQLILDITPFYAESGGQIADRGMIYADGVEVAVKDVQKAPNGQNLHKAIVESGILKSDAKVTATVNQENRVQIIKNHTATHLLHQALKDVLGTHVNQAGSLVEPDRLRFDFSHFGQVKPEELEEIEKIVNEKIWRNIEVNISLKPIAEAKEMGAMALFGEKYGDIVRVVKVGDYSLELCGGCHVPNTSVIGLFKIVSEGGIGAGTRRIEAVTGESAYQLMNDQVGLLKDAADKLKTNPKEVVNRIDALMAEIKQLQRENESLSAKLGNIEAGNLVTKAKQIDGVTVLAAKVQASDMNNLRNMADDLKQKIGSAIILLGSVNEGKVNLIAAVTKDLNDKGYHAGKLIKEVATRCGGGGGGRPDMAQAGGKDPEKLDSALQFVDEWVKSI; the protein is encoded by the coding sequence ATGAAATACTTGACTGGTTCAGAAATTCGTAAGATGTATTTAGATTTTTTCCAGGAGAAAGGGCATGCGGTTGAACCAAGTGCGTCGCTTGTTCCTCATGAAGATCCATCATTATTATGGATTAACAGTGGTGTTGCCACACTAAAAAAATACTTCGATGGTCGTGTAATTCCAGATAATCCAAGGATAACGAATGCGCAAAAATCAATTCGTACCAACGATATCGAAAACGTTGGGAAAACAGCACGCCACCATACCTTTTTCGAAATGCTTGGTAACTTTTCGATCGGTGAATATTTTAAAGAAGAAGCAATTGAGTGGGCATGGGAGTTTTTAACGGATAAAAAATGGATTGGATGGGACCCTGAACTTCTATCCGTTACCATTCATCCAGAGGATCATGAAGCATTTGATCTTTGGAATAAAAAGATTGGGATTCCAGAGGAGCGAATTATTCGCCTAGAAGGGAACTTCTGGGATATTGGTGAAGGCCCAAGTGGTCCGAATACGGAAATATTCTATGACCGAGGCCCAGAGTATGGGAATGATCCAACAGATCCAGAGTTATATCCTGGCGGCGAGAATGAACGCTATCTCGAGGTTTGGAATCTTGTATTTTCTCAGTTCAATCATAATCCTGACAATACCTATACACCGCTGCCAAAGAAAAACATTGATACAGGGATGGGTCTAGAAAGAATGGCTTCCGTTGTCCAAAACGTGCCAACGAACTTTGATACCGATTTGTTTATCCCGATTATTCGAGCAACGGAAGAGATTTCGGGTGTGAAATATGGCGCTGATAAAGAAAAAGATACAGCATTTAAAGTAATCGCAGACCACATTCGTACGGTTGCTTTTGCCGTTGGAGATGGGGCTTTGCCTTCAAATGAAGGACGTGGGTATGTACTACGCCGTTTACTACGTCGCGCAGTTCGTTATGCAAAGCAAATCAATATCCATCGTCCATTTATGTATGAGCTTGTTCCAGTCGTTGGAGAAATCATGCATGACTTCTATCCAGAGGTAAAAGATAAGACTGATTTTATTCAGAAAGTGATTAAAAATGAAGAAGAACGTTTCCACGAAACATTACATGAAGGATTGTCCATACTAGGAAATGTCATCAAAAAAGAAAAGGAAAAAGGCAGCGATACGATTTCCGGAAGTGATGTATTCCGTCTTTATGACACCTATGGTTTCCCGGTTGAATTAACCGAGGAATATGCAGAAGAAGAGGGAATGAAAGTAGATCACGCTGGTTTTGAAACGGAAATGGAGCTACAGCGCGAGCGTGCCCGTGCTGCACGTCAGGATGTCGATAGTATGCAGGTTCAAGGTGGCGTACTAGGGGACATTAAGGTAGAGAGTGAGTTTATCGGTTATGACCAACTGCAAACAAGTTCTACTGTTGTTGCAATTATTAAAAATGGTGAATTGATTGAGGAAGCATTTAGTGGAGATGAGGTACAGTTAATTTTAGATATCACACCATTTTATGCAGAGAGCGGCGGACAAATTGCTGACCGCGGAATGATTTATGCAGATGGTGTTGAAGTGGCTGTAAAAGATGTACAAAAAGCACCAAATGGTCAAAATCTTCATAAAGCGATAGTGGAGTCCGGCATATTAAAGAGTGACGCAAAAGTAACGGCAACTGTGAATCAAGAGAATCGAGTCCAAATTATTAAGAATCATACTGCTACACACTTGCTTCATCAAGCTTTGAAGGATGTGCTTGGAACGCATGTTAATCAGGCAGGATCATTAGTAGAACCAGATCGTCTCCGTTTTGATTTCTCACATTTTGGTCAAGTGAAACCAGAAGAATTAGAGGAAATTGAAAAAATAGTGAACGAGAAAATTTGGAGAAATATCGAAGTAAATATTAGCCTCAAACCTATTGCTGAAGCAAAAGAAATGGGGGCAATGGCTCTTTTTGGTGAAAAATATGGTGATATTGTTCGTGTCGTTAAAGTTGGCGATTATAGTTTAGAACTTTGCGGCGGCTGTCATGTACCGAACACTTCTGTGATTGGGCTATTTAAAATTGTTTCTGAAGGTGGAATTGGCGCCGGTACAAGGAGAATTGAAGCCGTTACGGGTGAGTCTGCATACCAATTGATGAATGATCAAGTTGGGTTATTAAAGGATGCAGCTGACAAATTGAAAACCAATCCTAAGGAAGTGGTCAATCGGATCGATGCCTTAATGGCTGAAATCAAACAACTGCAGCGCGAAAACGAATCACTTTCAGCTAAATTAGGAAATATTGAAGCTGGCAACCTTGTAACAAAAGCAAAGCAAATTGACGGTGTAACCGTTTTGGCTGCCAAAGTCCAAGCTTCTGATATGAATAACCTTCGAAATATGGCAGATGATTTAAAACAAAAAATCGGTTCGGCTATTATTCTCCTCGGAAGTGTTAATGAAGGGAAAGTCAATTTAATCGCAGCAGTCACAAAAGATTTAAATGACAAGGGCTATCATGCAGGTAAATTAATTAAAGAAGTTGCAACACGCTGCGGTGGAGGAGGCGGAGGTCGTCCGGATATGGCTCAGGCTGGCGGTAAAGATCCAGAAAAACTCGACTCTGCTCTGCAATTCGTAGATGAATGGGTGAAATCAATTTGA
- the mltG gene encoding endolytic transglycosylase MltG: protein MSTEERHSKKEEVRKKMLEHQSEARIVRKIVLMISILTLFILVFIGGGGYLYIKSALQPVDKDSKAKTKVEIPIGSSVTGISQKLEDSGIIKNAKVFKYYVKFKNEAGFMAGEYELSPSMEIPEIINRLKTGKVLQQAAFQLTIPEGKQLKEIAQIIAKTVNLPEEEVFNQLNDRTFIQKMMGKFPSLLTTDILNPNIKYPLEGYLFPATYPFYKQNPTVEEMVVTMLEQTQKVIIPYLADQGEEEFTAHQLLTMSSLIEEEATKEADRKKISSVFYNRIEQGMPLQTDPTVLYAQGKHKERVLYEDLEVDSPYNTYKHKGLPPGPIANAGKDSLEAAVQPADTKHLYFLATPEGKVLFTDTLDEHNAAKAEHITNQ, encoded by the coding sequence ATGTCGACAGAAGAGAGACACTCGAAAAAAGAGGAAGTACGAAAAAAAATGCTTGAGCATCAGAGTGAAGCAAGAATTGTTCGCAAAATTGTTTTAATGATTAGTATTTTAACCCTTTTTATCCTAGTCTTTATCGGCGGAGGGGGGTATCTTTACATCAAGTCAGCACTACAACCTGTTGACAAGGACAGTAAAGCCAAAACAAAAGTAGAAATCCCAATAGGATCATCCGTAACAGGAATATCCCAAAAATTAGAAGATAGTGGAATCATTAAAAACGCTAAAGTTTTTAAGTATTATGTGAAATTTAAAAATGAAGCAGGTTTTATGGCAGGGGAATATGAGTTGAGTCCCTCTATGGAAATTCCAGAAATCATAAATCGTCTGAAAACTGGTAAGGTGCTGCAGCAGGCGGCTTTTCAATTAACCATACCAGAAGGTAAACAGTTAAAAGAAATTGCTCAAATTATCGCTAAGACAGTAAATTTACCGGAAGAGGAAGTTTTTAATCAGTTAAATGATAGAACCTTCATTCAAAAGATGATGGGGAAATTTCCTAGTTTATTAACAACAGATATCCTGAATCCAAATATTAAATATCCACTTGAGGGTTACTTGTTTCCAGCAACCTATCCATTTTATAAGCAAAATCCAACTGTAGAAGAAATGGTGGTTACCATGCTCGAACAAACTCAAAAGGTGATTATCCCTTATCTAGCAGACCAGGGGGAAGAAGAGTTTACTGCACACCAGTTATTAACCATGTCCTCATTAATTGAAGAAGAGGCAACGAAAGAGGCAGATCGTAAGAAAATATCTAGTGTATTCTATAATCGTATCGAACAAGGAATGCCTTTACAAACGGACCCCACTGTTCTTTACGCTCAAGGAAAGCATAAGGAACGGGTCCTATATGAGGATTTAGAAGTAGATTCCCCTTATAATACTTACAAACATAAAGGGCTTCCTCCTGGACCAATAGCAAATGCAGGTAAAGATTCGCTTGAGGCCGCGGTGCAGCCTGCGGATACAAAACATTTGTATTTCCTTGCTACACCTGAAGGAAAGGTACTTTTTACTGATACATTAGATGAACATAATGCTGCAAAAGCAGAGCATATTACTAACCAGTAA
- a CDS encoding DUF1292 domain-containing protein yields the protein MEHGENQITIVDENGNEQLCEVLFTFESEDFGKSYVLFQQVGGVEDDEEGPEIHAYAFNPNDEDGEGELIPIETEEEWDMVEEMLNTFYDEQEDEE from the coding sequence ATGGAACACGGAGAAAATCAAATTACAATTGTAGATGAAAATGGTAACGAACAATTATGTGAAGTACTTTTTACATTTGAGTCAGAGGATTTTGGCAAGTCTTATGTTTTATTTCAACAAGTTGGTGGAGTCGAAGACGATGAAGAAGGTCCTGAAATTCATGCATATGCCTTCAATCCAAATGACGAAGATGGCGAAGGTGAATTAATCCCAATCGAAACGGAAGAAGAATGGGATATGGTTGAAGAGATGCTCAATACTTTTTACGATGAACAAGAAGACGAAGAATAA
- a CDS encoding U32 family peptidase, protein MNTVKDKISEIIDGKRVIVKKPELLAPAGNLEKLKIAVQYGADAVFIGGQEYGLRSNADNFTFEEMKEGVEFAKKYGARIYVTTNIFAHNENIDGLEDYILGLKETGIAGIIVADPLIIETCRRLAPEIEIHISTQQSISNWKTAQFWKESGAERVVLAREASGEEIREMKEKVDVEIEIFIHGAMCIAYSGRCTLSNHMTARDSNRGGCCQSCRWDYDLYQLEGSTTEVPLYAENDAPFAMSPKDLNLIQAIPQMIELGIDSLKIEGRMKSIHYIATVVSVYRKVIDAYCADPDTFVIKREWLEELDKCANRETAPAFFEGVPGYKEQMFGNHSNKTKFEFVGLVLDYNEETQMVTLQQRNHFKPGQEVEFFGPEIQNFTHVIDKIWDEKGNELDAARHPLQIVQFKLDRPVYPNNMMRKEN, encoded by the coding sequence ATGAATACAGTTAAAGATAAGATTTCTGAAATCATTGATGGAAAACGTGTGATTGTGAAAAAGCCAGAACTCCTTGCACCAGCAGGAAATCTTGAAAAATTAAAAATTGCTGTTCAATATGGAGCAGATGCCGTATTTATTGGCGGCCAGGAATATGGATTACGTTCTAACGCTGATAACTTTACATTTGAAGAAATGAAAGAAGGCGTTGAGTTCGCAAAAAAATATGGTGCGAGAATATACGTTACAACGAATATCTTCGCCCACAATGAGAATATTGATGGGTTAGAAGACTATATCCTTGGGTTAAAAGAAACAGGTATAGCAGGGATTATTGTTGCCGATCCATTAATCATTGAAACTTGCCGCAGGCTTGCACCAGAAATCGAAATTCATATTAGTACTCAGCAATCAATTTCCAACTGGAAAACAGCTCAGTTCTGGAAAGAAAGTGGTGCAGAGCGTGTTGTTTTAGCGCGTGAAGCTAGTGGCGAAGAAATTAGGGAAATGAAAGAAAAAGTAGATGTCGAAATTGAGATCTTTATACACGGTGCTATGTGTATAGCTTATTCTGGACGTTGTACCCTAAGTAATCACATGACAGCCAGGGATTCTAACCGCGGCGGCTGCTGTCAGTCATGCCGTTGGGATTATGATTTATATCAACTAGAGGGCAGCACAACGGAAGTTCCGCTTTATGCTGAGAATGACGCACCATTTGCTATGAGTCCTAAGGATCTCAATTTAATTCAAGCGATCCCTCAAATGATTGAACTTGGTATTGATAGTTTGAAAATTGAAGGCCGCATGAAGTCGATTCACTATATCGCAACAGTTGTCAGTGTTTATCGAAAAGTGATTGATGCCTATTGTGCAGACCCTGATACCTTCGTAATTAAGCGTGAATGGTTAGAAGAGTTGGACAAATGTGCGAATCGTGAAACGGCACCAGCATTTTTTGAAGGTGTTCCGGGGTATAAAGAGCAAATGTTTGGTAATCATAGCAACAAGACAAAGTTTGAATTTGTCGGTCTTGTGTTGGATTACAACGAAGAAACACAAATGGTTACCCTTCAACAACGAAACCACTTTAAACCGGGTCAGGAAGTTGAATTCTTTGGACCGGAAATTCAAAACTTTACACATGTGATTGATAAAATTTGGGATGAAAAAGGTAATGAACTGGATGCAGCTAGACATCCGCTTCAAATTGTACAATTTAAATTGGACAGACCGGTTTACCCTAACAACATGATGCGAAAGGAGAACTAG